A genomic segment from [Flavobacterium] thermophilum encodes:
- the yqjI_2 gene encoding 6-phosphogluconate dehydrogenase, decarboxylating 2 has protein sequence MAKQQIGVIGLAVMGKNLALNIESKGYSVAVYNRSREKTDEFLQEAKGKNIVGTYSIEEFVNALEKPRKILLMVKAGAPTDATIEQLKPHLEKGDIVIDGGNTYFKDTQRRNKELAELGIHFIGTGVSGGEEGALKGPSIMPGGQKEAHELVRPIFEAIAAKVDGEPCTTYIGPDGAGHYVKMVHNGIEYGDMQLIAEAYFLLKHVLGMDAAELHEVFADWNKGELNSYLIEITADIFTKIDEETGKPLVDVILDKAGQKGTGKWTSQNALDLGVPLPIITESVFARFLSAMKDERVKASKVLAGPAVKPFEGDRAHFIEAVRRALYMSKICSYAQGFAQMKAASEEYNWNLRYGDIAMIFRGGCIIRAQFLQKIKEAYDRDPALSNLLLDPYFQDIVERYQDALREIVATAAMRGIPVPGFASALAYYDSYRTAVLPANLIQAQRDYFGAHTYERVDKEGIFHTEWLK, from the coding sequence ATGGCGAAACAGCAAATCGGCGTCATCGGACTGGCGGTCATGGGGAAAAACTTGGCGCTTAACATCGAAAGCAAAGGCTATTCGGTGGCGGTGTACAACCGTTCGCGCGAAAAAACGGACGAGTTTTTGCAAGAAGCGAAAGGAAAAAACATTGTCGGTACATACAGCATCGAAGAATTCGTCAACGCCTTGGAAAAACCGAGGAAAATTTTGCTGATGGTGAAAGCGGGAGCGCCGACGGACGCGACGATCGAACAGCTGAAGCCGCATTTGGAAAAAGGCGATATTGTAATTGACGGCGGCAATACGTATTTTAAAGATACGCAGCGCCGCAACAAAGAACTCGCCGAACTTGGCATCCACTTTATTGGCACGGGCGTCTCGGGCGGCGAGGAAGGGGCGCTGAAAGGCCCGTCGATCATGCCAGGGGGCCAAAAAGAAGCGCATGAGCTCGTGCGCCCGATTTTTGAAGCCATCGCCGCCAAAGTCGACGGCGAACCGTGCACGACGTACATCGGTCCGGACGGCGCCGGACATTATGTCAAAATGGTGCACAACGGCATCGAATACGGCGACATGCAGCTGATCGCTGAAGCGTACTTCTTGCTCAAACATGTGCTCGGCATGGATGCTGCAGAGCTGCACGAAGTGTTTGCCGACTGGAACAAAGGCGAATTGAACAGCTACTTAATCGAGATCACCGCTGACATTTTCACGAAAATCGATGAAGAAACAGGCAAGCCGCTTGTTGATGTCATTTTGGACAAAGCCGGGCAAAAAGGGACGGGCAAATGGACGAGCCAAAACGCCCTCGATTTGGGCGTGCCGCTGCCGATCATCACGGAATCGGTGTTCGCCCGTTTCCTCTCGGCGATGAAAGACGAGCGCGTGAAAGCAAGCAAAGTGCTGGCAGGCCCAGCGGTGAAGCCGTTTGAAGGCGACCGCGCTCACTTCATCGAAGCGGTGCGCCGCGCGCTTTACATGAGCAAAATTTGCTCGTACGCCCAAGGATTTGCGCAAATGAAGGCGGCTTCTGAGGAATACAACTGGAACTTGCGCTACGGTGATATCGCCATGATCTTCCGCGGCGGCTGCATCATCCGCGCGCAATTTTTGCAAAAAATTAAAGAGGCGTACGACCGTGATCCAGCGCTTTCGAACTTGCTCTTGGATCCGTATTTCCAAGACATTGTCGAACGCTACCAAGACGCGCTCCGCGAAATCGTCGCCACCGCGGCGATGCGCGGCATTCCGGTGCCAGGATTCGCCAGCGCCCTCGCCTATTACGACAGCTACCGCACCGCGGTGCTCCCAGCCAACTTAATCCAAGCGCAGCGCGACTACTTCGGCGCCCACACGTACGAACGCGTTGACAAAGAAGGCATTTTCCATACGGAATGGTTGAAATAA
- a CDS encoding Transposase and inactivated derivatives, with translation MLSIPLGLPEFKVIKQELLSYGYAIHVEKTETQERCPHCGFATSSVHDRRTRKVRDLAIFHQPVYLFVKVKRYRCRNCSQVFSASLESIQPNQHYTNRFCEYLYELCEGSTIQEVSRKHRIPYTTLERIYYSIASKKAKERQTAIEASSQEEMVLSLDEIAVKKGHQYETVLMDAKAGSVMGMHADRQCDSAIHLLSQNVLSKERVQTVILDMWEPYHKAVRALFPSASIVIDKYHVVQKVTQALDQARKEFSPLKKARYLLLKGCEKLRKDQRLRLDDILEEYPVLSIAYYLKELFRDFYRTDGYNEAKERLEEWIQLAKQSPFASFQEAANTLERWKEPILSYFLCPYTNARIEGTNHKIKNIKRRAYGYRNLERFRLRVFLECTGNTTGSQVA, from the coding sequence GTGCTTTCTATACCACTAGGATTGCCAGAATTTAAAGTGATTAAACAAGAACTTCTTTCCTATGGTTATGCGATTCATGTAGAGAAAACAGAGACACAGGAACGTTGCCCTCATTGTGGGTTTGCCACTTCCTCTGTCCACGACAGACGGACAAGAAAAGTACGGGATTTGGCGATTTTCCATCAACCGGTGTACTTGTTCGTAAAGGTAAAGCGCTATCGGTGCCGGAATTGTTCCCAAGTGTTTTCCGCCTCTTTGGAATCGATTCAACCCAATCAACACTACACCAATCGATTTTGTGAGTACTTGTATGAACTTTGTGAAGGCTCCACCATTCAAGAGGTTAGCCGAAAGCACCGCATCCCATATACGACATTGGAACGCATCTATTACTCCATCGCATCGAAAAAAGCAAAAGAGCGTCAAACAGCGATAGAAGCATCTTCTCAAGAAGAGATGGTGCTTAGCTTAGATGAAATCGCTGTAAAAAAGGGACATCAGTATGAAACCGTATTGATGGATGCCAAAGCTGGATCGGTCATGGGAATGCATGCCGATCGCCAATGTGACTCCGCCATCCACTTGTTGAGCCAAAATGTCCTGTCGAAAGAAAGGGTCCAAACGGTGATTCTTGACATGTGGGAACCTTATCATAAGGCGGTTCGTGCCCTGTTTCCATCTGCTTCGATTGTCATCGATAAGTACCATGTGGTTCAAAAAGTGACACAAGCCTTGGATCAAGCAAGAAAGGAATTTTCTCCATTGAAAAAGGCTCGATATCTTCTCTTAAAAGGATGTGAAAAGCTTCGTAAGGACCAACGGCTTCGATTAGACGATATCTTGGAGGAGTATCCGGTACTTTCCATTGCCTATTATCTGAAAGAGTTGTTTCGGGATTTTTACCGAACCGATGGATATAACGAAGCAAAGGAACGCTTGGAAGAATGGATTCAGTTAGCCAAACAGAGCCCTTTTGCTTCTTTTCAGGAAGCAGCCAACACGCTTGAAAGGTGGAAGGAGCCTATTCTTTCCTACTTTTTGTGCCCATATACCAATGCCCGAATCGAGGGGACGAATCACAAGATCAAAAACATCAAACGCCGGGCATATGGCTATCGAAATCTAGAACGGTTTCGTTTGCGTGTATTTCTGGAGTGTACAGGGAACACTACAGGTAGTCAGGTTGCTTAA
- the pepT_2 gene encoding Peptidase T, translating to MVNEQRLVDEFLELVQIDSETKHEGDIAKVLKQKFEALGLDVIEDDAAAKTGHGAGNLICTLAATKDGVDPIYFTSHMDTVVPGKGVKPSVQDGYVVTDGTTILGADDKAGLAAMLEAIRVLKEQNIPHGVIQFIITVGEESGLVGAKALDPSLIQAKYGYALDSDGKVGNIVVAAPTQAKLKVVVHGKTAHAGVAPEKGVSAITIAAKAIAKMPLGRIDEETTANIGRFEGGTQTNIVCDRVDILAEARSLVPEKMEAQVAKMKEAFETVAAEMGGRADVEVEVMYPGFKFSDGDHVVEVAKRAAANIGRPCKLEKSGGGSDANIIAGFGIPTVNLAVGYEEIHTTNERMPIEELVKLTEMVVAIVEEVANAE from the coding sequence ATGGTCAATGAACAGCGTCTTGTCGACGAATTTTTGGAACTTGTGCAAATCGATTCGGAAACGAAGCATGAAGGGGACATTGCGAAGGTGCTCAAACAAAAGTTTGAAGCGCTTGGCCTCGATGTGATCGAAGACGATGCGGCCGCGAAAACGGGGCATGGGGCAGGCAACTTGATTTGCACGCTCGCCGCGACGAAAGACGGGGTCGACCCGATTTACTTCACGTCGCATATGGATACGGTCGTGCCGGGCAAAGGGGTGAAACCGTCGGTCCAAGACGGCTATGTCGTCACCGACGGGACGACGATTTTAGGGGCGGACGACAAGGCGGGCTTGGCGGCCATGTTGGAAGCGATTCGCGTGTTGAAAGAACAAAACATCCCGCACGGCGTAATCCAGTTTATCATCACCGTCGGCGAAGAGTCGGGGCTTGTCGGGGCGAAGGCGCTTGACCCGTCGCTCATTCAAGCGAAATACGGCTATGCCTTGGACAGCGACGGCAAAGTCGGCAACATCGTCGTCGCCGCCCCGACGCAGGCGAAGCTGAAAGTCGTTGTGCACGGCAAAACTGCCCATGCCGGCGTGGCGCCGGAAAAAGGAGTGTCTGCCATTACGATTGCGGCGAAGGCGATCGCAAAAATGCCGCTCGGCCGCATCGACGAGGAGACGACGGCGAACATCGGCCGCTTTGAAGGCGGCACGCAAACGAACATCGTCTGCGACCGCGTTGATATTTTAGCGGAAGCCCGTTCCCTCGTTCCGGAAAAAATGGAAGCGCAAGTGGCGAAAATGAAAGAGGCGTTTGAAACGGTTGCCGCGGAAATGGGGGGGCGCGCCGATGTCGAAGTGGAAGTGATGTACCCGGGCTTTAAGTTCAGCGACGGCGACCATGTCGTCGAGGTCGCCAAACGGGCGGCGGCGAACATCGGACGGCCGTGCAAGCTGGAGAAAAGCGGCGGCGGCAGCGATGCCAACATCATCGCCGGCTTCGGCATTCCGACGGTCAACCTCGCAGTCGGCTACGAAGAAATCCATACGACGAATGAGCGGATGCCGATTGAAGAGCTGGTGAAGCTGACAGAGATGGTTGTCGCCATTGTCGAGGAAGTCGCCAATGCCGAATGA
- the cheW_2 gene encoding Coupling protein CheW, translating into MDKYVVFRVEREQYAVSIAYVVSIEKMTAPTAVPHMPDCMAGVARIRGELAPVLDMRKLLYGKAIEETEQTRLVVAAVDGLSVAFIVDEAKEIVDIEPEAIKPLQLVSAERTPYVVGIATLPERLLTVLDPRVLFAHLEEADAIREQVAAAQAAAQVIQEEETV; encoded by the coding sequence ATGGACAAATACGTGGTGTTTCGCGTCGAGCGGGAACAGTACGCCGTCTCGATCGCGTATGTCGTCTCGATTGAGAAAATGACGGCGCCGACGGCCGTGCCGCATATGCCGGATTGTATGGCGGGCGTCGCGCGCATCCGCGGCGAGCTCGCGCCGGTGCTCGATATGCGAAAGCTTCTATATGGGAAAGCGATCGAGGAAACCGAGCAGACGCGTCTTGTCGTCGCCGCGGTCGACGGGTTGTCGGTGGCGTTTATCGTTGACGAAGCAAAGGAAATTGTCGATATTGAACCGGAAGCCATCAAACCGCTGCAGCTCGTATCCGCGGAGCGCACGCCGTATGTCGTCGGGATCGCGACGCTGCCGGAGCGGTTGCTCACGGTGCTGGATCCGCGCGTCTTGTTTGCCCATTTGGAAGAAGCGGACGCGATTCGCGAGCAAGTGGCCGCCGCCCAGGCCGCGGCCCAGGTCATCCAAGAGGAAGAGACGGTATAG
- the macB gene encoding Macrolide export ATP-binding/permease protein MacB: MVILEATNIYKTYGTKKNLQEVLKGIDLRVEKGEFLAIMGPSGSGKTTLLNVLSSIDRVSEGAIFIEGNNVVAMKDRELAEFRKRHVGFIFQEYHLLDTLTVKENVLLPLSITKTPKREAEKKFAELAAELGITDIQNHYPSEISGGQKQRVAAARAFIHEPSIIFADEPTGALDSKSASDLLHKLQQLNKKRKTTIIMVTHDPVAASFSGRVVFIKDGQLYTQLYKGTETRQQFFQAIMQTQGVLGGVRP, from the coding sequence ATGGTCATATTGGAAGCAACCAACATCTACAAAACGTACGGAACGAAAAAGAACCTACAAGAAGTGCTCAAAGGCATCGATCTGCGTGTGGAGAAGGGGGAATTTCTCGCGATCATGGGGCCTTCCGGATCAGGGAAAACGACGCTCCTCAACGTTCTTTCCTCAATCGACCGGGTGAGCGAGGGCGCTATTTTCATCGAAGGAAACAACGTCGTCGCCATGAAAGACCGAGAGCTGGCAGAATTTCGCAAACGCCATGTCGGATTCATCTTTCAAGAGTATCATTTGCTTGACACGCTGACGGTGAAGGAGAACGTCCTTTTGCCTTTATCGATTACGAAAACGCCCAAGCGAGAAGCGGAAAAGAAATTTGCAGAATTGGCAGCTGAACTTGGCATTACTGACATCCAAAACCACTATCCGAGCGAAATTTCTGGTGGGCAAAAACAGCGCGTTGCCGCGGCGCGGGCGTTCATCCATGAACCGAGCATCATTTTTGCCGATGAGCCGACGGGCGCACTCGATTCAAAATCGGCTTCCGATTTATTGCACAAGCTGCAACAACTTAATAAAAAACGGAAGACGACAATCATCATGGTCACCCACGATCCGGTCGCCGCCAGTTTCTCAGGCCGTGTCGTTTTTATCAAAGACGGACAATTGTATACGCAACTGTATAAAGGAACGGAAACGCGGCAGCAATTTTTCCAAGCCATTATGCAAACGCAAGGCGTGCTGGGCGGTGTTCGGCCATGA